A single Desulfobaculum xiamenense DNA region contains:
- a CDS encoding methyl-accepting chemotaxis protein, translating into MVGFFGRSIALRYIVCVLVLLVGMGGAAGWVMFERQTQEEIRKADEASRIIVDDAARALEAWMDSQVRLAQALSRNDAVIEACADPRDREKAAQAQVVLQRFHDAYGFYENIPLAAVMDSGDSFAVETSDGTRMVKDGSFFIDTVGGKTIGKGGAQLSFVKATREGRPFFVSQVYPSLLRGNPIFVVAAPVRKGGRVVGTLILAPTMSYFSDAFVKDVRIGETGFLFFSDDRNMLIAHPDASAILNSEASAGHADSLRRISGGEQNFELGEGKDARVYHARKIDIPSGNILHDWFICSRQDKSEILAGAKDIRNFIVLSNGVMLLALAGALFVLTQCMVVRPLRRVGAYAQAVASGDFSASMGRMGNDEIGRLGNALHAMTVDIIGRLQTEKGFMTAVLDGIANPFAVTDVNLSITACSRSMLRHTGRGGEPKDYIGMHLSTFLFNDSSRPVVLSKALADRKPRSGVEFRYTSLDGRTGEYLIDVRPLYGADGSLIGGITFWNDVTELRREQAAVAEQHRRIEAAAVEADEASVEVREAVDCLGEAAKTSMKRSEMQKDRVSETVTAIEEMNATVLEVARNAADAARSAEDAQEYARSGGAVVANSVDAIVAVRDSIRSLRGDMDSLGQRVDGIGSVMNVINDIADQTNLLALNAAIEAARAGDAGRGFAVVADEVRKLAEKTMAATKEVGEAVKAIQSETRGSIEAMARADGEVEESAKLARNAREALERIMALTGESSGKVQSIATAAEEQSAASEQISRSATEIDRIAAETAQAMDKSVQGVVALEREVERIRDIIGGMRG; encoded by the coding sequence ATGGTAGGCTTTTTCGGGCGCAGCATTGCGCTGCGGTACATTGTCTGCGTTCTTGTGCTGCTCGTGGGCATGGGGGGCGCTGCCGGGTGGGTGATGTTCGAGCGTCAGACGCAGGAGGAAATCCGTAAGGCTGACGAGGCGTCGCGGATAATTGTCGATGACGCGGCGCGCGCCCTCGAGGCGTGGATGGACTCGCAGGTGCGGCTGGCGCAGGCCCTTTCGCGCAACGATGCCGTTATCGAGGCCTGCGCCGATCCTCGGGACAGGGAGAAGGCCGCGCAGGCGCAGGTGGTGCTCCAGCGCTTCCACGATGCCTACGGCTTCTACGAGAACATCCCGTTGGCGGCGGTTATGGACTCCGGCGATTCCTTTGCCGTTGAGACTTCGGACGGAACGCGCATGGTGAAGGATGGCAGCTTCTTCATCGACACCGTGGGCGGGAAGACCATCGGCAAGGGCGGGGCACAGTTGAGCTTCGTCAAGGCGACGCGCGAGGGACGTCCCTTCTTCGTCAGTCAGGTCTATCCGAGCCTTCTGCGGGGCAACCCCATTTTCGTGGTGGCCGCGCCGGTGCGCAAGGGTGGGCGGGTCGTCGGCACGCTGATCCTCGCGCCCACCATGAGCTATTTTTCTGATGCCTTTGTCAAGGACGTCAGGATTGGCGAAACGGGCTTCCTGTTCTTTTCGGACGACAGGAACATGCTCATCGCCCACCCCGATGCCTCGGCCATCCTGAACAGCGAGGCGTCCGCAGGGCATGCGGACTCGCTACGGCGCATTTCGGGCGGCGAACAGAATTTCGAACTGGGCGAAGGCAAGGATGCCCGCGTCTACCACGCGCGAAAGATCGACATCCCTAGCGGCAATATTCTGCACGACTGGTTCATCTGCTCGCGGCAGGACAAAAGCGAGATTCTCGCCGGTGCCAAGGATATTCGCAATTTCATCGTGCTTTCGAACGGCGTGATGCTGCTGGCGCTGGCCGGGGCGCTGTTCGTCCTGACGCAGTGTATGGTGGTGCGTCCGCTGCGCAGGGTGGGTGCCTACGCGCAGGCCGTGGCCAGCGGCGATTTCTCGGCGTCCATGGGCCGCATGGGGAACGACGAGATAGGCCGCCTTGGCAATGCGCTGCACGCGATGACCGTGGACATCATCGGTCGGCTCCAGACGGAGAAGGGTTTCATGACCGCCGTGCTGGATGGCATAGCCAATCCCTTTGCGGTGACGGACGTGAACCTCTCGATCACGGCCTGTAGCCGGAGCATGCTGCGGCATACGGGACGCGGCGGCGAGCCGAAGGATTACATCGGCATGCATCTGAGCACGTTCCTGTTCAACGACTCCTCGCGCCCTGTCGTCCTTTCCAAGGCGCTGGCGGACCGGAAGCCTCGTAGTGGCGTGGAATTCCGCTATACGAGTCTCGATGGGCGCACGGGCGAGTATCTCATTGACGTGCGGCCCCTCTACGGGGCGGACGGTTCGCTCATCGGCGGCATCACCTTCTGGAACGATGTGACGGAACTGCGCCGCGAGCAGGCCGCCGTGGCTGAGCAGCATCGGCGCATCGAGGCCGCCGCCGTGGAGGCCGACGAGGCGAGCGTGGAGGTGCGCGAGGCCGTGGATTGTCTTGGCGAAGCAGCCAAGACGTCCATGAAGCGCTCGGAGATGCAGAAGGACCGCGTCTCGGAGACCGTGACCGCCATCGAGGAGATGAACGCCACGGTGCTCGAAGTGGCGCGCAATGCGGCGGACGCCGCCCGCAGCGCCGAGGACGCGCAGGAATACGCCAGAAGCGGCGGCGCGGTGGTCGCGAATTCCGTGGATGCCATCGTTGCCGTGCGCGACAGCATCCGCAGCCTGCGGGGGGACATGGACAGCCTGGGCCAGCGCGTGGACGGCATCGGCAGCGTGATGAACGTCATCAACGACATAGCGGACCAGACGAACCTGCTGGCGCTCAACGCCGCCATCGAGGCCGCCCGCGCCGGAGACGCCGGACGCGGCTTCGCCGTGGTGGCGGACGAGGTGCGCAAGCTGGCGGAGAAGACGATGGCCGCCACCAAGGAGGTCGGCGAGGCGGTGAAGGCCATCCAGTCCGAGACGCGCGGCAGCATCGAGGCCATGGCGCGGGCTGATGGCGAGGTGGAAGAGAGCGCGAAGCTCGCCCGCAACGCGCGCGAGGCGCTGGAGCGGATCATGGCGCTGACGGGCGAGTCCAGCGGCAAGGTGCAGAGCATCGCCACCGCTGCGGAGGAGCAGTCCGCCGCGAGCGAGCAGATATCGCGCTCGGCCACGGAGATCGACCGCATCGCCGCGGAAACCGCGCAGGCCATGGATAAATCCGTGCAGGGCGTCGTAGCGCTCGAACGCGAGGTGGAGCGCATTCGCGACATCATCGGCGGCATGCGCGGCTGA
- the ilvN gene encoding acetolactate synthase small subunit — MRQPDIHATLLDAARTTVLELLVKNHPGVMSHVCGLFARRAFNVEGILCMPVSDGTTSRIWLLVDRDGRLDQMIKQARKLEDVIDVTRHDDGHHVFSGLEAAFR, encoded by the coding sequence ATGCGACAGCCTGATATCCACGCCACACTTCTTGATGCGGCACGCACCACCGTGCTCGAACTCCTCGTGAAGAACCACCCCGGCGTCATGTCCCACGTGTGCGGACTCTTCGCCCGGCGCGCCTTCAACGTGGAAGGAATTCTCTGCATGCCCGTCAGCGATGGAACCACCAGCCGCATCTGGCTGCTCGTGGACCGCGACGGACGCCTTGACCAGATGATCAAGCAGGCCCGCAAGCTGGAAGACGTCATCGACGTCACCCGCCACGACGACGGCCATCACGTGTTCTCCGGACTGGAAGCGGCCTTCCGCTAA
- the ilvB gene encoding acetolactate synthase large subunit, with product MKCTGAEIVIRLLERQGIRTIAGIPGGANLPLYDALSKSPCIRHVLARHEQGAGFMAQGMARVSGRPAVFFATSGPGATNTLTAIADAKLDSIPLICITGQVPRSQMGTDAFQEVDTYGLSVPITKHNFLARSASELLSIIPEAFRIAASGRPGPVLIDIPKDVQTQTIDIDAWPEPGRPDRAPEFSQATIRRAADLINAAKRPVLYLGGGVIAAGAGGLATRLAEKTGMPVTMTLMGLGAVPADHPLSMGMLGMHAARYTNMALEECDLLIAAGVRFDDRATGLANQFCPQAAIIHIDIDASELDKIKSSCVGITGDIREVLDALIPMTQTAPRAAWLNRIKELRTINPPTLPGSDDPRSPYGLIRLAARMLGDDAIITTDVGQHQMRTAQAYPFRRPRQWLTSGGLGTMGFGVPAAIGAALASPGRTVVCVSGDGSILMNIQELATAVEENANIKIILMNNNALGLVHQQQDMFYDGNIFASDYRARVDFVKIAEGFGVRAYDLADGDPADILASAFSVPGPCLVHAPVPNIENVYPMVPPGAANKEMIGGEAHATA from the coding sequence CCGCACCATCGCGGGCATTCCCGGCGGCGCGAACCTCCCCCTGTACGACGCCCTCTCCAAGAGTCCGTGCATCCGCCACGTTCTGGCGCGGCACGAACAGGGCGCGGGCTTCATGGCCCAGGGCATGGCCCGCGTCAGCGGCCGCCCGGCAGTGTTCTTCGCCACGTCCGGTCCCGGCGCGACGAACACTCTCACCGCCATCGCCGACGCCAAGCTCGACTCCATCCCCCTCATCTGCATCACCGGGCAGGTGCCGCGCAGCCAGATGGGGACAGACGCATTTCAGGAGGTGGACACCTACGGCCTGTCCGTGCCCATCACCAAGCACAACTTCCTCGCCCGCTCCGCATCCGAACTCCTGTCCATCATCCCCGAGGCATTTCGCATCGCCGCATCCGGACGCCCCGGCCCCGTGCTCATCGACATCCCCAAGGACGTCCAGACCCAGACCATCGACATCGACGCATGGCCCGAACCCGGCCGCCCCGACCGTGCGCCCGAATTCTCGCAGGCCACCATCCGCCGCGCGGCGGACCTCATCAACGCCGCCAAGCGCCCCGTGCTCTACCTCGGCGGCGGCGTCATCGCCGCAGGTGCGGGCGGGCTGGCCACTCGCCTCGCCGAAAAGACCGGCATGCCCGTGACCATGACCCTCATGGGCCTTGGCGCGGTGCCCGCCGATCATCCGCTGTCCATGGGCATGCTGGGCATGCACGCCGCCCGCTACACCAACATGGCGCTTGAGGAATGCGACCTGCTCATCGCCGCTGGCGTGCGCTTCGACGACCGCGCCACCGGCCTTGCCAACCAGTTCTGCCCGCAGGCCGCCATCATCCACATCGACATCGACGCCAGCGAACTCGACAAGATCAAGTCGTCCTGCGTGGGCATCACCGGCGATATCCGCGAAGTGCTCGACGCGCTCATCCCCATGACGCAGACAGCGCCCCGCGCCGCATGGCTCAACCGCATCAAGGAGCTGCGGACCATCAATCCGCCCACCCTGCCCGGCTCCGACGATCCGCGCTCGCCCTACGGTCTCATCCGGCTGGCGGCGCGCATGCTCGGCGACGACGCCATCATCACCACGGACGTCGGCCAGCACCAGATGCGCACCGCGCAGGCCTATCCCTTCCGCCGCCCCCGCCAGTGGCTGACCTCTGGCGGGCTTGGCACCATGGGCTTTGGCGTGCCTGCGGCCATTGGCGCGGCGCTGGCCAGTCCGGGCCGCACGGTGGTCTGCGTGAGCGGCGACGGCAGCATCCTCATGAACATTCAGGAGCTGGCCACCGCCGTGGAAGAGAACGCCAACATCAAAATCATCCTCATGAACAACAACGCGCTGGGCCTCGTGCACCAGCAGCAGGACATGTTCTACGACGGCAACATCTTCGCCTCGGACTACCGGGCGCGCGTGGACTTCGTGAAGATCGCCGAGGGATTCGGCGTGCGCGCCTACGACCTCGCCGATGGCGACCCGGCGGACATCCTCGCCAGCGCCTTTTCCGTGCCCGGCCCTTGCCTCGTGCACGCGCCGGTGCCGAACATCGAAAACGTCTATCCCATGGTGCCTCCCGGTGCCGCCAACAAGGAGATGATCGGAGGTGAAGCCCATGCGACAGCCTGA